One segment of Streptomyces sp. XD-27 DNA contains the following:
- a CDS encoding poly-gamma-glutamate biosynthesis protein PgsC/CapC, with protein MIPVTITPQIAALGIALGLVFSLVCYLTTNLSPGGMITPGWLALTIVTDVVRAALMVGVMVLTLVTTKVLQRHVILYGKRLFAAVVLSAVLLQTTVMLALQHEFPLLYTTQTLGFIVPGLIAYQMVRQPLAATVVSTTAVTLGTYVVLVAGLLLGALPVG; from the coding sequence GTGATCCCCGTCACCATCACTCCGCAGATCGCCGCGCTGGGGATCGCCCTCGGACTGGTCTTCTCGCTGGTCTGCTATCTGACCACCAACCTCTCTCCCGGCGGCATGATCACCCCCGGCTGGCTGGCGCTGACCATCGTGACCGATGTGGTCCGGGCCGCGCTGATGGTCGGCGTCATGGTGCTCACCCTCGTCACGACCAAGGTCCTCCAGCGTCATGTGATCCTCTACGGGAAGCGGCTGTTCGCCGCCGTGGTGCTGTCCGCGGTGCTGCTCCAGACCACGGTGATGCTCGCCCTCCAGCACGAGTTCCCGCTCCTTTACACCACCCAGACCCTGGGCTTCATCGTGCCCGGCCTGATCGCCTATCAGATGGTCCGCCAGCCGTTGGCGGCCACCGTGGTCTCCACCACCGCGGTGACCCTCGGCACGTATGTAGTGCTGGTCGCCGGGCTGCTGCTGGGGGCACTGCCCGTCGGCTGA
- a CDS encoding glycosyltransferase family 39 protein, whose protein sequence is MGTNPTPTGRPSRRQILASAAGLAAAGAVGGYAWHHSRSGTPDGDVPGDGDVPGDGDVSVPTGGYRFERLAAPARTVVRAADGRVLATFTDGARTALLTGPTRTWSEPRTTGAVVRGDAWVRLMDGAWSRGKERTRWFRGWFPKALADRSPDVIAVAFQYGDGAPDLRTDSGLRYAGKAHFGPLLPGQSPTSFHSRDEKSDFYDYLGVPWTFPDGIRKHPEKKRYGDVDCSGFMRLVWGYRMGYPMHATNNPGTGLPAGPTPSPTGPRRAADPEHRPATCRHQPATPRRPRLLRHRDRPTSRHRPRRHVPGAGHRRASALLFQPLTGQRAHHGRPGRPRHARRPWLLRPGVSHGPPPVKPTPPARSQRSPAMDAATLTRDPTDRHHRTHRTRRGGHAKRRRRTTISREAYALLLILAAAAVLYAWGIGRTPVHPYYSAAVRSMAADWNAFVFGGLDPSGSITVDKIPGALWPQALSVRLFGPYTWAVVLPQVLEGVLAVWVLHRIVRAWAGPFAGLLAALVLTLTPVTVALNRHNIPDTLLVLLLVLAAGSLQKAVATGRLLPLLGCGAWVGLAFQAKMLQAWLVLPVFAAVYLWAAPGSRLDRARRLLLAGITALVVSCSWLLLVWASPAAHRPYIDGTTDNNPFTLVFGYNGLSRFGDDPHALGAVAGTAASRSTGNTGWSMVVNHTVGPQIAWLLPLAVLALALGVWWRAGQPRTDGPRAGLLLWGGWLVVHIVVFSNSNGNHGYYTTVLAPALAALTGSGVALFWAEYRAGGRRRRALPVAVALTALWAAAIDGPHSGFAPWLLPVVLMLGLCGTVGLWTSGPDTARRTVHGALAASLTAVLLAPAVWAASCLHPRYPGSAMEPLAGPVGPGYDARHHHPVKVPRFPLSKPSARDTALLNYLSAHRSGEKYLLATQAAYGAEPLLRATSQPILVMGGFTGLTPYPTARRLSDLVSTHQLRYALLTTRRPTTPASAWVKKNCTRIPPAPTVGPRAEATPSTTALKAHDLLET, encoded by the coding sequence ATGGGCACCAACCCCACCCCGACCGGCAGGCCCAGCCGCCGTCAGATCCTGGCGTCCGCCGCCGGTCTGGCCGCTGCCGGAGCGGTCGGCGGATACGCATGGCACCACTCCCGAAGCGGCACACCGGACGGTGACGTTCCGGGGGACGGTGACGTTCCGGGGGACGGTGACGTCTCGGTGCCGACCGGCGGCTACCGCTTCGAGCGCCTCGCCGCGCCCGCCCGTACCGTGGTCCGCGCCGCCGACGGCCGCGTACTGGCCACCTTCACCGACGGCGCCCGCACCGCGCTGCTGACCGGCCCGACCCGTACCTGGAGCGAGCCGCGCACCACCGGCGCGGTGGTGCGCGGCGACGCCTGGGTGCGGCTGATGGACGGCGCATGGAGTCGGGGCAAGGAGCGAACCCGCTGGTTCCGGGGATGGTTCCCCAAGGCCCTTGCCGACCGCAGTCCGGACGTCATCGCCGTGGCCTTCCAGTACGGCGACGGGGCGCCCGATCTGCGCACCGACTCCGGCCTGCGCTACGCCGGCAAGGCCCACTTCGGGCCGCTCCTGCCAGGGCAGTCGCCGACGTCGTTCCATTCCCGCGATGAGAAGTCCGACTTCTACGACTACCTCGGCGTTCCCTGGACCTTCCCCGACGGCATCCGCAAGCACCCGGAGAAGAAGCGCTACGGGGACGTGGACTGCTCCGGCTTCATGCGCCTGGTCTGGGGCTACCGCATGGGCTACCCCATGCACGCCACCAACAACCCGGGGACCGGTCTGCCCGCCGGGCCTACGCCATCGCCGACCGGGCCCCGGCGTGCTGCTGATCCCGAACACCGGCCGGCCACCTGCCGACATCAGCCGGCTACTCCCCGGCGACCTCGTCTTCTTCGCCATCGAGATCGGCCGACCTCGCGCCATCGACCACGTCGGCATGTACCTGGGGCCGGACACCGACGGGCATCCGCGCTTCTATTCCAGCCGCTCACGGGCCAACGGGCCCACCATGGGCGACCTGGCCGGCCGCGCCACGCTCGACGGCCATGGCTTCTACGCCCAGGGGTTTCGCATGGCCCGCCGCCTGTGAAGCCGACGCCACCAGCCCGCAGCCAAAGGAGCCCCGCCATGGACGCCGCCACCCTCACCCGGGACCCCACCGACCGCCACCACCGCACGCACCGCACCAGACGCGGCGGCCACGCCAAGCGCCGTCGACGGACCACCATCAGCCGGGAGGCATACGCCCTGCTGCTGATCCTGGCGGCTGCCGCGGTGCTCTACGCCTGGGGCATCGGCCGTACCCCGGTGCACCCGTACTACAGCGCCGCCGTGCGGTCGATGGCGGCGGACTGGAACGCCTTCGTCTTCGGCGGGCTCGACCCGAGCGGCTCGATCACCGTGGACAAGATCCCCGGTGCGCTGTGGCCGCAGGCCCTTTCCGTCAGGCTATTCGGACCGTACACCTGGGCGGTGGTACTGCCGCAGGTGCTGGAGGGCGTCCTCGCCGTCTGGGTGCTGCACCGGATCGTCCGCGCCTGGGCCGGCCCCTTCGCAGGGCTGCTCGCCGCGCTGGTACTCACCCTCACTCCGGTCACCGTCGCGCTCAACCGGCACAACATCCCCGACACCCTGCTCGTCCTGCTGCTGGTCCTCGCGGCGGGGTCGCTGCAGAAGGCCGTCGCCACCGGGAGGCTGCTGCCGCTGCTCGGCTGCGGGGCATGGGTGGGGCTGGCCTTCCAGGCCAAGATGCTCCAAGCGTGGCTCGTTCTGCCGGTCTTCGCCGCGGTGTACCTCTGGGCAGCGCCCGGCTCCCGGCTGGACCGGGCCCGGCGGCTGCTCCTCGCCGGGATCACCGCACTCGTCGTCTCCTGCTCCTGGCTGCTGCTGGTATGGGCCTCCCCCGCCGCGCACCGCCCCTACATCGACGGGACCACCGACAACAACCCCTTCACCCTGGTCTTCGGCTACAACGGGCTGAGCCGCTTCGGCGACGACCCGCACGCGCTGGGCGCCGTCGCCGGCACGGCCGCCAGCCGCTCCACCGGCAACACGGGGTGGAGCATGGTGGTCAACCACACCGTGGGCCCGCAGATCGCCTGGCTCCTGCCGCTCGCCGTGCTGGCCCTGGCGCTGGGCGTGTGGTGGCGCGCCGGACAACCGCGCACCGACGGGCCGCGGGCAGGGCTCCTGCTCTGGGGCGGCTGGCTGGTGGTACACATCGTGGTCTTCAGCAACTCCAACGGCAACCACGGCTACTACACGACCGTACTGGCCCCGGCCCTCGCCGCGCTGACGGGTAGCGGAGTTGCCCTCTTCTGGGCCGAGTACCGCGCCGGCGGCCGACGTCGGCGGGCGTTGCCCGTCGCGGTCGCCCTCACCGCACTGTGGGCAGCCGCCATCGACGGCCCGCACAGCGGATTCGCGCCCTGGCTGCTACCGGTGGTGCTGATGCTGGGCCTGTGCGGGACCGTCGGCCTGTGGACCAGCGGGCCGGACACCGCACGACGGACGGTGCACGGCGCCCTGGCAGCGTCCCTGACGGCCGTCCTGCTCGCCCCGGCCGTCTGGGCCGCCTCCTGCCTGCACCCGCGGTACCCCGGCTCAGCGATGGAGCCACTGGCAGGACCGGTCGGACCCGGCTATGACGCCAGGCACCACCACCCGGTCAAGGTCCCACGATTCCCCTTGAGTAAACCGTCCGCCCGGGACACCGCACTGCTGAACTACCTCTCCGCGCACCGTTCCGGGGAGAAGTACCTGCTCGCCACCCAGGCCGCCTACGGCGCCGAGCCCCTGCTGCGCGCCACTTCCCAACCCATCCTGGTCATGGGCGGCTTCACCGGCCTGACCCCCTATCCGACCGCACGACGGCTCAGCGACCTGGTCTCCACCCACCAACTGCGCTACGCCCTGCTCACCACGCGCCGCCCGACCACACCGGCATCGGCCTGGGTGAAGAAGAACTGCACCCGCATCCCCCCAGCGCCTACGGTCGGCCCCCGGGCGGAAGCCACACCCTCTACGACTGCGCTGAAGGCGCATGACCTCCTCGAGACGTAG
- the pgsB gene encoding poly-gamma-glutamate synthase PgsB, which translates to MLFLYVVLLLSCAALLVAGVLEQRRHYAALAQIPTRVLVNGIRGKSSITRLCAGALRGGGLVTVAKTTGTAARFIHPDATEEPVYRKFGIANIVEQIGIVRRAAAYRPDALVIECMAVMPALQEVNQEKLIRSTIGVLCNVREDHLAEMGPTLDDVARSLSRSMPVGGVCVTAEQERLHILKEEADKRRCHLIAVDPESVTDEELRGFSWFTFKENVAIALAVAELLGVDRATALRGMWDAPPDPGVLTVERYRTPEGKRLRFANVFAANDPESTLMNVRQLEELGAIRRPLNLVVNCRPDRVERNGQMGAIVPDLAPETVFLIGHPTKSALDGIPPGWSSGRVVDLGGERRDAHELTRAILAELAPHSSLVAVGNIHGQGELLLEHLGKLPPDHADEPLPIAHPPEPEPYSWVAALNDPTSGPYIPRPSAVPRPSSVPSPSAAHPDAWYETARKSL; encoded by the coding sequence GTGCTTTTCCTTTACGTTGTACTTCTGCTGAGCTGTGCCGCGCTGCTGGTCGCCGGCGTGCTGGAGCAGCGGCGCCACTACGCCGCGCTGGCGCAGATCCCCACGCGGGTGCTGGTCAACGGCATCCGGGGCAAGAGCTCGATCACCCGCCTGTGCGCGGGGGCGCTGCGCGGCGGTGGTCTGGTCACCGTGGCCAAGACCACCGGTACCGCTGCCCGGTTCATCCACCCGGATGCCACAGAGGAGCCGGTGTACCGGAAGTTCGGCATCGCGAACATCGTCGAGCAGATCGGCATAGTCCGGCGCGCCGCGGCATACCGGCCGGACGCTCTGGTCATCGAGTGCATGGCGGTGATGCCCGCACTTCAGGAGGTCAACCAGGAGAAGCTGATCCGCTCCACCATCGGCGTGCTGTGCAACGTCCGTGAGGACCACCTCGCCGAAATGGGCCCGACGCTGGACGATGTGGCGCGCTCGCTGTCCCGGTCGATGCCGGTCGGCGGGGTCTGCGTCACCGCCGAGCAGGAGCGACTGCACATCCTCAAGGAGGAGGCGGACAAGCGCAGGTGCCACCTGATCGCGGTCGACCCGGAGTCGGTCACCGACGAGGAGCTGCGCGGGTTCAGTTGGTTTACGTTCAAGGAGAACGTCGCCATCGCGCTGGCGGTGGCCGAACTGCTCGGGGTGGACCGGGCCACGGCGCTGCGCGGTATGTGGGACGCGCCGCCGGATCCCGGCGTGCTCACCGTCGAGCGCTACCGCACACCGGAAGGCAAGCGGCTGCGCTTCGCCAACGTCTTCGCCGCCAACGACCCCGAGTCGACGTTGATGAACGTCCGTCAGTTGGAGGAGCTCGGTGCGATCCGCCGCCCGCTGAACCTGGTCGTCAACTGCCGCCCGGACCGGGTGGAACGCAACGGGCAGATGGGAGCGATCGTCCCCGACCTGGCCCCGGAGACGGTCTTCCTCATCGGGCACCCGACCAAGAGCGCCCTCGACGGCATCCCGCCGGGCTGGTCGTCGGGCCGGGTGGTGGACCTGGGCGGCGAACGGCGGGACGCGCACGAGCTGACCCGCGCCATCCTCGCCGAACTGGCCCCTCATTCCTCACTGGTGGCCGTCGGCAACATCCACGGCCAGGGCGAACTGCTCCTGGAGCACCTCGGCAAGCTGCCCCCGGACCACGCCGATGAGCCGCTTCCGATCGCGCACCCGCCCGAGCCGGAGCCGTACAGCTGGGTGGCGGCGCTGAACGACCCGACGTCCGGCCCGTATATCCCACGCCCCTCCGCTGTCCCACGCCCCTCTTCTGTCCCAAGCCCCTCCGCCGCCCATCCCGACGCCTGGTACGAGACCGCAAGGAAGTCGCTGTGA
- a CDS encoding DEAD/DEAH box helicase, producing MSVATVALRAPLVLVPGHTLDEQLRTKAESSAGLPPDVSRIIHDLNQLEGGAAVSVSPSNGKYKPSLLVHTRTYRLRLEATNRGTGYFVKHIDPLRLADHARLARSCLLVRPPAWRMVFELRAVPEGSDAQWRVLEEAWQRLSQTPAQQQEETSSVSEAQSEFLDTVDRLIDATEEITTREEREAAPFLYQRLTTTGGRRSSAPQSVYEFQLIGPELPAVGTFLRIQGDTETRGKVSRTAGRSVTVRFDQPVSWERLPARGALELIPSNVVFNKQRQAVASLRARDTRNPGLLPAVVEHRVRTVPATTATPHEELDPEQLDAFRKALTTEDLLVVLGPPGTGKTRTITEIAHTTAITTASGGGRVLVTSHTNRAVDNVLARLPRELVVIRVGDESKVHADVRPLLLEEQSENLSEGIRRAMTQRTQAYQEAEAAAPWTAELAARLHQVGDLIQKEKAASLRLQDAVRASTAPARERLASLQREESERESARLSLAERASRLQAKVESAQQRSHALLTGRLHRSRARRGEEELTTVRHEIQRLDALGPELRRQAEAERAEAERAAREDPAVSSALAACEAAERRRGESVHSAYEAADMAVRALGPVMPGISAPARLPDPADAAADLHTLHRQLEASLPLLSQRQELTRQWQAAIGQDPGQLVPELVRYAQVVGATCIGAASRPELAGVDFDLGIVDEAGQIGVPDALVPLTRVRRGVLVGDDRQLPPFLDSAVADWAQDIGDPELLRLTSQSALEQLRAGLPSSHIVQLTRQRRMPAEIADFISAAFYQGELLTEKEHRHTDPLFSSPMAFVDTAALPDRVRRESGGHRAEGRGRKGSSNTCEARLLARLAAFYHGRGSEWVVIVPYLAQRLEVVRHLTTLIGDSQLADASVGSVDSYQGGESDVVLYGFTRSNPDGRIGFLKELRRANVAFTRAKSQLVLTGDLSTLLRADDPDFRAFADDLHRHLLDRGDLRDYQDVMAALDEAAPGLDEAAGLAPEGGRV from the coding sequence ATGTCCGTCGCCACCGTCGCCCTGCGCGCTCCGCTGGTGCTCGTCCCGGGACACACGCTGGACGAACAGCTCCGCACGAAGGCCGAGTCCAGCGCCGGGTTACCGCCCGACGTCTCACGGATCATCCACGATCTGAACCAGCTCGAGGGCGGCGCCGCCGTGAGCGTCAGCCCGAGCAACGGCAAGTACAAGCCGTCCTTGCTGGTGCACACGCGTACGTACCGGCTGCGCCTGGAGGCCACGAACCGAGGTACCGGCTACTTCGTCAAGCACATCGATCCGCTGCGCCTCGCCGACCACGCGCGCCTTGCCCGGTCCTGTCTCCTGGTGCGCCCGCCCGCCTGGCGGATGGTTTTCGAACTGAGGGCGGTGCCCGAGGGCTCGGACGCCCAGTGGCGGGTACTTGAAGAGGCCTGGCAACGTCTCAGCCAAACGCCTGCACAGCAGCAGGAGGAAACCTCCTCCGTCAGCGAAGCCCAGTCGGAGTTCCTCGACACGGTGGACCGGCTGATCGACGCGACCGAGGAGATCACCACACGGGAAGAGCGCGAGGCCGCCCCCTTCCTGTATCAGCGCCTGACGACCACCGGCGGCAGGCGCAGCAGCGCTCCGCAATCGGTGTACGAATTCCAGCTCATCGGGCCGGAGTTGCCAGCAGTCGGCACCTTCCTCCGCATCCAGGGCGATACGGAGACCCGTGGCAAGGTGAGCCGGACCGCGGGAAGGTCCGTCACCGTCCGTTTCGACCAGCCCGTGTCATGGGAAAGGCTGCCGGCTCGCGGAGCACTGGAACTGATTCCGAGCAACGTGGTCTTCAACAAGCAGCGGCAGGCCGTGGCGAGCCTCCGCGCGCGGGACACCAGGAATCCGGGCCTGCTCCCGGCAGTGGTCGAGCACCGCGTGCGCACCGTCCCGGCCACGACCGCGACGCCGCACGAGGAGCTCGACCCCGAACAACTCGACGCCTTCCGCAAGGCGTTGACCACCGAGGACCTGCTGGTGGTGCTCGGCCCGCCCGGTACCGGCAAGACCCGGACCATCACCGAGATCGCCCACACCACCGCGATCACGACCGCCTCCGGCGGCGGCCGGGTCCTCGTCACCTCGCACACCAACCGCGCCGTGGACAACGTACTGGCCCGGCTGCCCCGGGAGCTCGTAGTGATCCGGGTCGGGGACGAGAGCAAGGTCCACGCCGATGTGAGGCCACTCCTCCTGGAGGAGCAGTCGGAGAACCTGTCCGAGGGAATCCGACGCGCCATGACCCAACGCACACAGGCATACCAGGAGGCGGAAGCGGCCGCGCCGTGGACGGCGGAGCTCGCCGCCCGCCTCCACCAGGTCGGCGACCTGATCCAGAAGGAGAAGGCCGCGTCGCTGCGTCTGCAGGACGCCGTCCGGGCGTCCACCGCACCGGCCCGGGAGCGGCTTGCCTCACTCCAACGCGAGGAGAGCGAAAGGGAGTCGGCCCGGCTGAGCCTCGCCGAGCGGGCTTCGCGGCTCCAGGCGAAGGTGGAGTCCGCGCAGCAGCGTTCCCATGCCCTGTTGACCGGTCGGCTGCACCGCTCCAGGGCCCGCCGCGGGGAGGAGGAGCTCACCACGGTACGGCACGAGATTCAGCGGCTCGACGCCCTGGGACCCGAGCTGCGCCGGCAGGCCGAAGCGGAGCGCGCCGAGGCGGAGCGCGCGGCGCGCGAGGACCCCGCCGTCAGCTCGGCCCTGGCCGCCTGTGAGGCGGCAGAGCGTCGGCGCGGCGAGAGCGTCCACTCCGCCTACGAGGCCGCCGACATGGCCGTCCGGGCGCTCGGCCCGGTCATGCCGGGCATATCCGCGCCCGCTCGGCTGCCGGATCCGGCCGATGCGGCAGCCGACCTGCACACCCTGCACCGACAGCTGGAGGCGTCGCTGCCGCTCCTCTCCCAGCGTCAGGAACTCACCCGGCAGTGGCAGGCCGCGATCGGCCAGGACCCGGGCCAACTGGTGCCCGAACTCGTCCGCTACGCCCAGGTGGTCGGCGCCACCTGTATCGGGGCCGCGTCCCGCCCCGAACTGGCCGGAGTCGACTTCGACCTGGGGATCGTCGACGAGGCCGGCCAGATCGGCGTCCCGGACGCGCTGGTGCCGCTGACCCGGGTCCGCCGCGGTGTCCTGGTCGGCGATGACCGGCAACTGCCGCCCTTCCTCGACTCCGCGGTGGCCGACTGGGCCCAGGACATCGGCGACCCCGAACTCCTCCGACTGACGTCACAGAGCGCCTTGGAGCAGCTGCGCGCCGGACTGCCTTCCTCCCACATCGTCCAGCTGACCCGGCAGCGCCGGATGCCCGCCGAGATCGCCGACTTCATTTCGGCCGCCTTCTACCAGGGGGAGCTGCTCACCGAGAAGGAACACCGGCACACCGACCCCTTGTTCTCAAGCCCGATGGCCTTCGTCGACACCGCCGCGCTGCCCGACCGTGTACGTCGCGAGTCGGGCGGACACCGCGCCGAGGGCCGCGGCCGCAAGGGCTCCTCCAACACCTGTGAAGCGCGCCTCCTGGCCCGCCTCGCCGCCTTCTACCACGGGCGGGGTTCCGAGTGGGTGGTGATCGTCCCCTACCTCGCGCAGCGCCTGGAGGTCGTCCGCCACCTCACCACCTTGATCGGTGATTCCCAGCTCGCGGACGCCTCGGTCGGCAGCGTCGACTCCTACCAGGGCGGGGAGAGCGACGTCGTCCTCTACGGTTTCACGCGCAGCAACCCCGATGGCCGTATCGGCTTCCTGAAAGAGCTGCGCCGCGCCAACGTCGCCTTCACTCGCGCCAAGAGCCAACTGGTGCTGACGGGCGACCTGAGCACCCTGCTCCGCGCGGACGACCCCGACTTCCGCGCTTTCGCCGACGACCTGCACCGGCATCTGCTCGACCGCGGCGACCTACGGGACTACCAGGACGTCATGGCGGCGCTCGACGAAGCCGCCCCGGGCCTGGACGAAGCCGCCGGCCTGGCCCCGGAAGGAGGCCGAGTGTGA
- a CDS encoding LysR family transcriptional regulator, whose translation MELRQLRYFVAVAEEGGFGRAAERLTIVQSAVSQQIRRLERELGLPLFNRSTRHVRLSAAGERLLVEARTVLAAADRTRQVAADIAAGTDGGLRLGAIHGPGDRLYRALVELAAGAPRLRVRLEQAPPTDRLAAVRSGELDAALVRAVTAAPGLRLIPVWSDPLYVALPADHALADEPLLRLEHLADLPLRLAARDGNPPFHDLVLDACRRAGTEPPPGPPFTSLRQTLIDIGTDAPSWTVFYEVSGLPPAPRTALRPLTGLALTTSLAVQAGPLTPALKRLLEALRSVASSEATGYRMGSGTYGLE comes from the coding sequence ATGGAGCTACGACAGTTGCGGTACTTCGTCGCCGTGGCCGAGGAGGGCGGATTCGGGCGGGCCGCCGAGCGGTTGACCATCGTGCAGTCGGCTGTGAGCCAGCAGATCCGCAGGCTTGAGCGCGAGCTCGGGTTGCCGCTGTTCAACCGGTCGACCCGGCACGTGCGTCTGTCGGCCGCCGGTGAGCGTCTGCTGGTCGAGGCGCGGACCGTGCTCGCCGCGGCGGACCGTACCCGTCAGGTGGCGGCCGACATCGCGGCCGGTACCGACGGCGGCCTGCGGCTGGGAGCCATCCACGGCCCCGGGGACCGGCTCTACCGCGCCCTTGTCGAGCTCGCCGCGGGCGCTCCACGGCTGCGTGTCCGGCTCGAGCAGGCTCCGCCGACCGACCGGCTGGCAGCCGTGCGGTCGGGCGAGCTGGACGCCGCGCTGGTGCGCGCCGTGACCGCGGCGCCGGGGCTGAGGCTGATCCCGGTGTGGAGCGACCCTCTGTACGTCGCGCTGCCCGCCGACCACGCGCTGGCGGACGAACCCCTGCTACGGCTGGAACACCTCGCCGACCTGCCGCTGCGTCTCGCCGCACGCGACGGGAACCCTCCCTTCCACGACCTGGTCCTCGATGCCTGCCGGAGGGCCGGCACCGAGCCCCCGCCAGGACCGCCGTTCACCAGCCTTCGGCAGACCCTGATCGACATCGGTACCGACGCCCCCTCCTGGACGGTCTTCTACGAGGTCTCAGGGCTGCCGCCGGCACCCCGAACAGCACTCCGTCCCCTGACCGGTCTTGCCCTCACCACATCGCTCGCAGTCCAGGCCGGGCCCCTTACCCCGGCGCTCAAACGACTCTTGGAGGCACTCAGGTCCGTCGCGTCGTCGGAGGCAACGGGCTACCGAATGGGCTCCGGGACATACGGGCTAGAGTGA